A DNA window from Buttiauxella agrestis contains the following coding sequences:
- a CDS encoding LysR family transcriptional regulator: MYDPSAINFRTLMFFIGVFDEQSFSAVARREGVSASMISRVILQLEDTLGQQLFYRNTRAVIPTEAGRLFIDYARAMTDQLSEARKAMLDRSLEPAGLIRVNAPVFFGQRHIAPWLTELSARYPRLLIELTQTDNYIDPHRDAADVIFRIGTLTDSSFHARIFGTQHYHLAASPGYIEKYGEPELPADLIHHKCLVYKGSVGPNRWLFREQGGSWTHYPVTGLLTSNNAESLLTSALGGMGLVLFPDWLIGDSLKNGDLVRVMEGFEAAINTEPQHIAAIYPNARRPPLNVRAVIDYFVEVYGTPLYWQLD; this comes from the coding sequence ATGTACGATCCGAGCGCCATTAATTTCCGCACGCTGATGTTTTTCATCGGTGTGTTTGACGAACAGAGTTTTTCAGCTGTCGCAAGGCGAGAAGGGGTCTCAGCGTCAATGATTTCGCGGGTGATCCTGCAACTTGAGGACACGCTTGGGCAGCAGCTTTTTTATCGTAATACCCGAGCAGTTATCCCCACTGAAGCGGGTCGCCTATTTATTGACTATGCCCGCGCAATGACTGACCAGCTGAGTGAAGCGCGTAAAGCGATGCTGGACCGATCCCTCGAGCCCGCAGGGCTGATACGAGTCAATGCGCCAGTATTTTTTGGCCAGCGACATATTGCTCCATGGCTTACTGAACTTTCAGCCCGCTATCCGAGGTTGCTGATTGAACTGACGCAGACTGATAACTATATCGATCCCCACAGGGACGCGGCAGACGTGATTTTCAGAATTGGCACACTGACGGATTCCTCTTTCCATGCCCGCATATTTGGAACCCAGCATTATCATCTGGCAGCTTCCCCAGGCTATATAGAAAAGTATGGAGAGCCGGAGCTCCCAGCGGATCTCATTCATCATAAATGTCTGGTTTATAAAGGATCAGTAGGGCCAAACCGTTGGTTATTCAGGGAGCAAGGCGGCAGTTGGACTCATTATCCGGTAACAGGGTTACTGACATCTAATAATGCGGAATCGTTACTGACCAGCGCGCTGGGTGGTATGGGATTGGTTCTTTTCCCGGACTGGCTCATTGGCGACAGTCTTAAAAATGGTGATCTTGTCAGAGTCATGGAGGGATTCGAAGCGGCAATTAATACAGAGCCGCAGCATATCGCCGCCATTTATCCCAACGCGCGACGACCGCCATTAAACGTACGGGCGGTCATTGATTACTTTGTGGAAGTTTACGGCACGCCGCTTTACTGGCAGCTCGATTGA
- a CDS encoding DMT family transporter, with protein sequence MNILMIFLAVIGGAVLSVQAAINGKLGCNVGVFRSAFLTFSVGALVTALLIFFFEPKHALTLLDVPKWQLLGALCGVPYIVIMVLAVQRIGAAVATVAVILGQLTMSMLIDNFGWLGNEVIHFSATRLGAVVCLGIALFFIYSSNKANVAATEKNTGQVSEQG encoded by the coding sequence GTGAATATATTAATGATTTTTCTGGCGGTCATCGGCGGTGCGGTCCTTAGCGTGCAGGCTGCCATTAATGGAAAGTTAGGCTGCAATGTTGGCGTGTTCCGCAGTGCGTTTTTGACTTTCTCCGTTGGCGCACTGGTCACCGCCCTGCTTATTTTCTTCTTCGAACCAAAGCATGCCCTAACCTTGTTGGATGTGCCGAAATGGCAATTGCTTGGCGCACTTTGTGGTGTTCCTTATATCGTCATTATGGTGCTGGCTGTTCAGCGTATTGGTGCGGCTGTTGCAACAGTTGCGGTAATTTTAGGTCAACTGACAATGAGTATGCTTATTGATAATTTTGGCTGGTTAGGTAATGAGGTCATTCACTTCTCAGCGACACGCCTGGGTGCTGTGGTCTGCCTGGGAATTGCGCTTTTCTTCATCTATTCCAGTAATAAAGCTAATGTCGCGGCGACAGAAAAAAATACCGGTCAGGTGTCAGAGCAAGGCTAA
- a CDS encoding DMT family transporter — translation MQLLFIFLVVSGGMGLSVEAGLLGPLGGEVGDLWATFSIFGVGAALTFLLMLFFSPRNSPSFFTQPSWTLLGGILGPVYVVILTVAVPIIGIAMTMIGILAGQVFKSLVIDHYGLFGAAHRKIDSKRIIALIFIIAALFLVAKG, via the coding sequence ATGCAGCTTTTATTTATATTTCTCGTCGTTTCCGGCGGGATGGGGTTATCCGTTGAAGCGGGTTTATTAGGGCCGCTGGGCGGTGAGGTCGGCGACTTATGGGCCACTTTCAGCATTTTCGGGGTCGGCGCGGCGCTGACATTCTTGCTGATGCTGTTCTTTAGCCCACGAAACAGCCCTTCATTCTTTACTCAACCTTCATGGACTTTGTTGGGTGGAATTTTGGGCCCGGTATATGTCGTCATCCTGACCGTTGCGGTTCCCATTATCGGGATTGCAATGACGATGATTGGCATTCTGGCAGGACAAGTCTTCAAGAGCCTGGTCATTGACCACTACGGCTTGTTCGGTGCGGCGCATCGCAAAATTGACAGTAAGCGAATTATTGCGCTGATTTTTATTATTGCGGCTCTGTTCCTTGTGGCCAAAGGCTAA
- a CDS encoding ISNCY family transposase, with product MCAESSGMFTLKEINRVKIIQDVIERRMTTHRAAEHLGISDRQCRRLLVRYREEGPLGMANRRRGMRGNRQLMPGLADQALELIRTRYADFGPTLAQEKLAELHGLILGKETVRRIMTRAGLWVPRKQRAARIHQPRYRRPCTGELIQIDGCDHEWFEDRGPACTALVYVDDATSKIMELLFVKSESTFSYFEATRRYIDKHGKPLALYSDKAGVFRVNNKNATGGDGHTQFGRAMHELSIQTICADTSEAKGRVERAHLTLQDRLVKEFRLQGISSMEAANAFAETYRADYNRRFGKIPRHDFDVHRTVEHDEDLDLIFTVREKRKVSKALTIQYDKMLYLIEDSEYSRRAMGKYIDVYHYPDGQKELRLNGVALPCSTYDRLSEIDQGAIVDNKRLGRTLEFIRLVQSNRDDTRSQSVPAGDGPSRRRPRAAGKKTQRALNQDDMLEALKQLQSRSEQIFGKKPG from the coding sequence ATGTGCGCAGAAAGCTCAGGAATGTTTACCTTGAAAGAGATCAACCGCGTCAAAATTATCCAGGATGTCATCGAGCGCCGAATGACAACGCACCGCGCAGCTGAACACCTCGGGATCAGCGACAGGCAATGCCGCCGGCTTCTGGTGCGTTACCGTGAAGAAGGTCCGCTCGGTATGGCCAACCGGCGACGTGGCATGCGTGGTAACAGGCAACTTATGCCCGGTCTTGCCGATCAGGCTCTGGAACTTATCAGGACACGTTATGCTGATTTCGGTCCGACACTCGCGCAGGAAAAACTCGCAGAGCTCCACGGTCTGATCCTCGGTAAAGAGACCGTGAGGCGCATTATGACGCGTGCGGGTCTCTGGGTTCCCCGTAAACAACGGGCAGCCAGGATCCATCAACCTCGTTACCGGCGCCCGTGTACTGGTGAGCTGATACAAATAGATGGCTGCGACCATGAGTGGTTCGAAGACCGTGGCCCGGCCTGTACCGCTCTGGTCTACGTTGATGATGCAACCAGCAAAATTATGGAGCTTCTGTTCGTCAAATCAGAGTCCACGTTCTCTTATTTTGAAGCCACGCGACGCTACATCGACAAACACGGTAAGCCACTGGCGCTGTACAGTGATAAAGCGGGCGTTTTTCGGGTGAATAACAAAAATGCGACCGGGGGTGATGGCCATACGCAGTTTGGTCGGGCCATGCACGAGCTGAGCATTCAGACTATCTGTGCCGATACCAGTGAGGCGAAAGGTCGCGTCGAACGTGCACATCTCACCCTGCAGGACCGCCTGGTGAAAGAGTTCCGGTTACAGGGGATCAGTTCAATGGAAGCGGCCAATGCATTCGCCGAAACATACAGGGCTGATTACAACCGACGCTTTGGTAAAATCCCGAGGCATGATTTTGATGTTCACCGCACCGTGGAACACGATGAAGATCTGGATCTGATATTCACTGTTCGCGAGAAGCGAAAGGTCTCAAAAGCACTGACCATTCAATACGATAAAATGTTGTATCTGATAGAAGACAGTGAATATAGCCGCCGCGCCATGGGTAAGTATATTGATGTATATCATTACCCCGATGGGCAAAAAGAGCTGCGTCTGAATGGTGTGGCTCTTCCCTGCTCTACCTACGATCGGCTCTCTGAAATCGACCAGGGTGCCATTGTTGATAATAAACGTCTCGGCAGAACACTTGAGTTTATCCGGCTGGTACAGAGCAACCGCGATGACACTCGCTCACAGTCCGTTCCTGCAGGTGATGGCCCTTCCCGACGACGTCCCAGAGCGGCCGGTAAAAAGACCCAGCGTGCGCTGAACCAGGATGACATGCTTGAAGCCCTGAAGCAGCTTCAGTCGCGTTCTGAGCAAATCTTTGGCAAAAAGCCTGGCTGA